In Procambarus clarkii isolate CNS0578487 chromosome 36, FALCON_Pclarkii_2.0, whole genome shotgun sequence, one DNA window encodes the following:
- the LOC138371727 gene encoding putative uncharacterized protein DDB_G0282133, with translation MRDSTSTTLLPSRNMSRMTETLNVNTQTLNVNTETLNVNTQTLNVNTQTLNVNTQTLNVNTQTLNVNTQTLNVNTQTLNVNTQTLNVNTQTLNVNTQTLNVNTETLNVNTETLNVNTQTLNVNTQTLNVNTQTLNVNTRTLNVNTQTLNVNTETLNVNTETLNVNTQTLNVNTQTLNVNTQTLNVNTQTLNVNTQTLNVNTQTLNVNTQTLNVNTETLNVNTETLNVNTQTLNVNTQTLNVNTQTLNVNTQTLNVNTQTLNVNTETLNVNTETLNVNTQTLNVNTQTLNVNTQTTKTKEN, from the coding sequence AAACCCTCAATGTTAACACACAAACCCTCAATGTTAACACAGAAACCCTCAATGTTAACACACAAACCCTCAATGTTAACACACAAACCCTCAATGTTAACACACAAACCCTCAATGTTAACACACAAACCCTCAATGTTAACACACAAACCCTCAATGTTAACACACAAACCCTCAATGTTAACACACAAACCCTCAATGTTAACACACAAACCCTCAATGTTAACACACAAACCCTCAATGTTAACACAGAAACCCTCAATGTTAACACAGAAACCCTCAATGTTAACACACAAACCCTCAATGTTAACACACAAACCCTCAATGTTAACACACAAACCCTCAATGTTAACACACGAACCCTCAATGTTAACACACAAACCCTCAATGTTAACACAGAAACCCTCAATGTTAACACAGAAACCCTCAATGTTAACACACAAACCCTCAATGTTAACACACAAACCCTCAATGTTAACACACAAACCCTCAATGTTAACACACAAACCCTCAATGTTAACACACAAACCCTCAATGTTAACACACAAACCCTCAATGTTAACACACAAACCCTCAATGTTAACACAGAAACCCTCAATGTTAACACAGAAACCCTCAATGTTAACACACAAACCCTCAATGTTAACACACAAACCCTCAATGTTAACACACAAACCCTCAATGTTAACACACAAACCCTCAATGTTAACACACAAACCCTCAATGTTAACACAGAAACCCTCAATGTTAACACAGAAACCCTCAATGTTAACACACAAACCCTCAATGTTAACACACAAACCCTCAATGTTAACACACAAACCACCAAGACCAAAGAAAACTAG